In Tenebrio molitor chromosome 1, icTenMoli1.1, whole genome shotgun sequence, the sequence TTTTCATGCCTTGTTTGTTGtttataaacaaataacatCGCAACGGTTGTCATGTTTGACTTAAAATACACACTAGATTCATTAATCATCATAACCGAACACGGGAGCAGATTTTCGTTAATAGTTAttatctaaaattttttggaatattggataaaacgttgtatggcatacgtgggttattaagtaTTACCCACTTGAGGTAATAACCTACTCGGGCAAGTCCTCGTAGGTTACAAATACCTCTcgtgggtaatatcttaaataacccacttataccataaataactattatttgtGGGAATTTGGAAAAGCcgtttttccaatttccaaGCGATTCCGATCAGAGAAACAAGGAATTTGGAAAAGCcgtttttccaatttccaaGCGATTCCGATCAGAGAAACAAATCGTTCAATTCTCTTAAAGGATCTTGTggtatttcttaaataataaaatttcttacaGAAGATACtttattaaatgttattaTAGATCTCAGCAAAATTACAGATTATTCTGTTTTatgttcaaaacattttacaaCTGAACATGTAacatcttcaaaaaaaattagagtcaCTAAAGATGCTGTCCCATTCGTATTTGTAAGAATTCAGattcaaaatatatattataCAATATGCAAAGTATTTTCCTTAATTATTCTAGAATCCTGTTGCTCTTTGTACGACTTCATTTGCCCCACTCCATCATCTGACCCAATCCCAAAACGAAAACGAACCTGCTTCTTCCCTGCAAAACAATATTTGTCAAAGTGATTTTGCATTTGTaagtaacatttttatatttagaacATGTAGGAACTCTgaaacacttttttttaaatttgagaaTCTTAGTTTCTATCGTGCCGGACTCCTACCGGCTAAAACCCCTCTTCTTCTTCGGCTCAACTCCCGCGATCACATCTCGGTATTGGTTCAAGGACGCGGCCTGTCCGACTTTTCTCTGGCGTCGGTCTTTCTTCAAACCTATCCATCCGCGCTCTCGTCTCTCCCGTAGCAAATGTCTTCTCGTTGACGCTGCGTCTCGCCTGTCACTCCTCTCCATTCTCTCCTCTCCATTCTCTCCTCGCTGGTCTGTGGCTCTCTCGTGCTCGATCCTTTCCCATGAGAATGCTCTCGACCATACTGAGGGTCTCCTTTCTCCTTCCAGTTTTATTCTCTACCTGCCATTGTCTTCTCTACCATATTCTCGGGCGTCAGAAATGTTGCGTCCCCCAACAACTAGATCCTTACGGGGAGATTcacgaaactttgcaaatttgcaaaccGTTAACGTAGCGACAAATAGAATGCTTCAACAATGTCGGTTGTCacggttttgaatttgcaacgcttTATAGAGCTTtaccgagtttcgtgaatgacccccttaTAGTCGCTGTCGGTCCCACCTTCCGTCGTCGACCCTGTGCATCCTGTATAAGTAGGACCGAAAGTTTCCGTGTCTCGAAAAAACCTGGGTCAGATAGTACATTACGTGCCCTCCCAACCTCTCTCGCAACCGCAACCAGCGATCGACCTTCGGAATCAGCTGTCCATCTTCACTTCGTGGAGCTGTCCCATCTCCTCTGTCGAGCTTTTCCATCCTCTTACATATTCATTCGAGCATTCACGTTCTCTAGTTCCTtttattgatctgacaaactCAACAACACCATTGCGAAACAGTGCTATATCACACTTCTTTGTCCAGCACTTACCGTTTGTAGCCATGGCTGTTGCAATCTCGGTCCatgcattttgttttttatgtatatttttaaaatctggaCTCTGTTTATCATATAAGCATGATTGGCTTCTACTAACGTGGCGAGTAATCCGTCCTCCATGGTTTACTACTTCTACCAGAGACAATTTCTTCCACTGATGCACCGCACAAACGACAGTATTTTACCCGCGAAAATGCATGTCACATTGCTTTGCATTGCTTTCGGCACTGCTCGTCGCTCGTGCTCTTACCCCTCCACGTCGTCTCTCATTGGACAATCGTACGCAAGGGATCGTAAAAGTTGGAAGTTAGTCAACTTGTTAAAATTCTAACGTTTGGGACTACGATTACAATCGTGTTATAAACGCTGCCACGGTTACTTTACATCTCAAttttcttgtgattccgattACAATTAGGATTACGATTACAATCGAGTTATAAATCCAGCTTAAATCGACATGCAGCAACttgtcaatttgattaaaatgCAGTCTTATGAGCGATGGTAGGGATTTTTTACCATATAAGCGTATATCTCGGTCCCAGATATGGTACACCATGCAAATATTCATTCATTCGATTTTAAGACGTAtcaaaatagtagtttatttaacgagttcgtgggcctttaaaactctcgttccactcgagttttaaactggcccactcatgctaaaaaagcccaaattacacaagaacgagttgaatacaacgtttttttgttcgacgagccccccagaggctccaaatcgctgaaaatctttaaaattaggttgacgtttcgttttgacaagttgacaaatttatcaaaatccgttcacacaggaaaaaattctcaagttctgacagtgtcgaacaaaaaaatgttttttatacaactgacaataaaagtgacgtttttagtggaagctaatttgattaaaaattgctctttATAATTTACCgtgttaaaagtatttttaacactagtaaaaaaaaaacttttaacactagttattttttatttatttataaatgttaaagtggCTCTATTTGCCGCTTTTTCAATATCTGCGGGAAATCTGTCGTCGATATCGGCATTGTTAACGTCGTATTCTTTGCATTCCATGTTTACGAATGCAATAATGTGGAATTCaaagtgttttacaaaacataaagaaaacttttctgacttttctaataaacaaatgtcaagacAAGACTAGCTACCTGATTTTTGccgcagaaattaaaataaacatcaaaaatacgaCTGCGTTTATTAATGCAACGCAaaccagttgtataaaaaatagatgtatgatggacgtgttaaaagtgattttattttgttcgtggggttggtcaactcgctgcgctcgtttcccaatctaccccacttacaaaataaaatctcacttttaacacttacatcataaataactattatggtATGTGTCATATATGACACACCACGCAATAAAGGgttaaactataaaaaaatgcacttcAACATACCGTAAACTTGGGACGATTTTGACATATTGTGCGCTGTAGTTCCTAAACGATTTGATGAATGGCAATATATGACATCCAtgctgtcaatatgacagtatgttggcatcactttctgtttcagtttagtaatttgGCACTTTACTTTGACCACAACAAATTGACATTACTTGTTTTACACCATGTTGAAGATTGAGTTTTAGTGTTGTTGATGTTttatgaaatataaattttcttttaccataacctcaatttcatggttgacattttttaaattaggatttgcttatatcgggtgttttttttaaatttcagtttttaaatttcacctcgtagtaggcgttgaaaagtcgattgtaaACGCACCACGCTGTaaaacgtaaaatttaaacagctgctccgtgatccgtaacctgtatagtgcgttcacaatagactcttcaacgcctattatgaggtgaaattttaaaaaacacccgatacatacTCTAAATCAGGGATGAGCAACCTTTTTTtacgacaaatttaaaaatgtatttttgttaatacatgcaattttgattaatttaacACGCCTAGCGCACAATGAAGCTGCGGGGCACAgtaggaatttttaaaaatcaaaatgtaaaatctTTGAAGGGCCGTACGAGAAAGTGTAGCGGCTGCATGCGGCCCGCGGGCCGCAGGTTGCTCATCCCTGCCTTAAAGTCACTTTATCTCTTCAAAGTAGCGCAATTCGGCCGCCATTGTGATTTCAAAATTACgcggtaaatttcaaatgttgGACTAATGTTGCAATTTggtcaaaaaatgacattcaTAACCAAAATCTTTTGCATTCGATTGTATGTAGAGTAGTTTGTGAAATTTGAAGaaggtaaaaataaaattgtaaataaaacgaaaatttgtaatggcaacgttttatttattatggtTGGGATTATTAACTGCGGCTTTCATGGCCACGCTACGACTGTCCTGTTTGTTTAtaatccttttttttttgttccctAAGTGTAAAGTAAACTCTACttgtaacaaaaatatgtattaaatttttcaatacacCATGGCAATTAGGGATGGGCGGTATATTCTCTGCTTCTGTTAAAATGTCCACGAGTTGACTCACgttgattttgtttttaacaatttGCTTTTcgtaaaatctaaattttacCTCACACTcatatataaaattaaataactgcTGGTTTGCGTAACacagattttctttttcttctttgtatTCTCTCAATTTTGTGAACTGCCCTACTGAGATGTGATCACCTTGTTTCAAAAGGAGAGAAGAATAGCATGCGTGGCAATTTTTAAAGTTCTTCTTAACCTTTAATAACAAAGCGCCAATAAAGCTGTACAAGGCTTCTTTGACATTTGCACTTAATTTACAATTCGCAAAATGTGCCATTAATCCATAGTGAACTGTTTCATCTTCATCATTAAATTGCGCACTTGGCTTCAGGGTATTTATTGAATCACAATAGTGAACCAAGTGATTCGCATCGGCAATGTCGTAATTCCCGTGGTGTATTTTCCCTTCAAATTGCGACAGACACACCATTCTGAGGGCAAACTTAAATTCTCGGGCATCAGGTACGGATCGTCTTCTTCGAAtagaagaaaacaaattttctaacgCATCCAGTGTTAGACGCCCCAACATAAAATAGTTAAATTTTTCTCgatttaaatatatttcttGTAGATCCAGTGCCGTTTGTGTAGCCAAAAGGAGTCCTGTCTGAAAAGGTTTCCAAGCCTTGTCACTTAGTGTGGTATTTCtgattatatttataaaataatggaaaaatcGTATTGTATTTTCATATTCCTCTTGATTGGCATATGCGAAAGCTAGCTTTTGGCATCTACTACTCATTAATTTGAACCATTTATGCATAATAATAAACCATGCCGTCGTCTGATGTTTTGCTTCTAACCTCTTAGTACCCACATAATACAGAATTGCTGCCGCAACATCATGGTTTAATAAAGCAACACTTAAAGCAGtattcattttttcaaaatggtttGGGTTAATCACATTTTCCTTCAGACGGGGACATAACTTAATTACATCATCTTTGTTCAGTTGCATAACTCTTTTAATCGGATCCAATGAAATTTCTGTTGACGGCAACTGAAATTCTTCAGGAAGTTCTTCAGCCAGGAAAAACTTGTGTCCATTCGTCAACGCACCGGCgacgtttttaaaaatgtgtaccGGGTCAGGCATtactaataatttttcttcagGAATATAAGGGTGCAATGTATAATTCTTAACTTCGCTGTGTTTACCGGCCACTACGTTTAGCAACCTCCAAAACCCTCTATTTTGTGGACCCATATCGGAAATGACGACACGAATTGAAAGTCCAATTTCATGTGCTTTTGTGATAATCGCcatgtttttttgtaataaatcttGAGAAGATATGGAATTTCCTGTGAATTCGTAAGCCACCGTTTGCTTCCACCTACTGGTTACGCCTGCCAGCATAAATACTAATCCATGCGTGGCCAAATCATCACATTTTCCTGCAGAGCCATTGATTGTGGGTTGACCCAAAGTTTTCGAGGTTGAACTGTCATAGACAAGGCCTGGTTTAATTGCCATTTCATCAATAAGTAAGCAGGCATGCTTCTCCTGAGGCTGGAATGACGCTATCTGAAAGTAAAAGAAATCTTAAGGtgaagttggaaaaaatttcaaacaccatgaatcatttttaaaaacacaaatttttcattgacTCAAAGCCATGTTTACCAAAAAGGTTATCAGATATGTTAGCAACGGTGTTCTTATACGTACTTTTagtttcattaaattaaaaatatcttggaGAATACCTTCTTCAAATTTCAAGTTGTGAAGACGATGCTGTATTGTACGAATACTTGGATATGGGAGATTTTGTTCCCGCAATTCCGTATATCCTTTTTCACCACAAGCTAGATATAATTTTATAGCTTTTGTTACAGTTTCTTCGCTCCATTTCGTTCCTCGATGTGAGCctgtttttaaaaactgtAACTGATCGTGGTTGAATACTTGTGCCAGTCTTTCCTCTTTCTGCTCATATTTTCGTTTATACATGCTACATTTTTTCCCAACTTTTCTTAGAGCGCGTTTTAACTCTTCAATATAATTCTGAGATTGCTGATGAAGGTCGTTATTTGCAAGTAATTCTGATATTTCTGTCTCAATATTGTCATGAGATAAATCACCCACATCTTCACCATCTTGTAACTCACTattatctaaaattaacaaaattgcACACATATTTAGAACTTATTTATATTCTAATTGAAATTTCTTACCATTATGCGCATGTTCTGCCAATAATTCAACTGTAACACTAGATTCATCAATCTCTTCATACTTTCTCTTCTTTGTGTCAGAGGAGCATCCTGGCTTTTCTACATCACCATCAGGATAAATACTGTTTTGAGTGGCAGTCATTTTCAAATCAGGAACTGCATCACGACATAATAATCTTCGATTGTCACTCctatttctttcaaattgtTGTTCTGAAAAATGAACCTGTAACAATTCAATTTTGTCATATACCACAacatacaacaaaaaatcctATACTTACTTCACAAATCATAGACATCGGTTTTAGATCGGATCTTCCAATACTTTTCAGCCAAGATGCTCTTCTATTAACATCATTTTGaccttaaaaaaatgaaatcgtAATATGTGACCATTTAATCTGAAtacaataaattgttaatttttaccTTGTGGCAATCTAAATAACCGAAAGCCGTTTTCGGATCTATTTTTGCAATGTGGTACACAACATCCAGTCATTTTTACTGTTTAGTATCTAGCCCCTTCAGAGTTCATCCAACACCACAAACAACAACACACAGTATGCAACACACCAGTAAACGTATATAAAAATCAAAGGTGCAGTTAAATTATTCACGTGGAATCTTGGATGTTTACGAAAGGCGATAAAAACCTGACAAAAACGAGAAATTCCACCAGTGACAACTAACAAATGGCAATTGACAAGCGTCTGGGAACTGTCACTCCGCCATTGTGATTCCTGATAGTCTTTTCTCTGTCTAACACATTGTCTTTACCAATTGCGCTACTTTGAGAGATAAAGTGACTTTACCCTGCCTAAATGCTGGTTATCAATTTGTGTGTACAATCTGCTAAAACAtgttaaaaatgacactgacagcattGTCATTAAAAACAACTATGGGCCggattcaccaacgccagttaaagttaactgtaggttaaaatatacggaaacattgttataacaataggtaactaaagtagtgaaacattttaacctattgttaactttaactggcgttggtgaattcGGCCCTATATGTTTTTTAATGGTAGCTTATACTCCGTACAGGtccggccacggaattttggcagTCACTTGTCATTCCATTGACATGAGATGTAAAGCGGCCCTTACTTattcgtaacctcactttctgctATTGCAAtgcttgtcattttgacgctgACTGACTTGGATGAAAACGCGCTTCCTCATTTCCTGCAACAAGTCAAGCACACATAATATTAtcaagggtgttttttaagatttggcgtcgaaattggcgttggagagtcgattggaAACGCACcgctcgtgtaaaagcgtaagatttaaacatctaatccgtgatccgttatctgtatagtgcattcacaatcgactcttcaacgccaagttgacaccaaatttaaaaaaaacacctcgTACATATGAGTACTAAGTGGGTATTAGACACATGCAAAAGAAactacactcaccggcaaaaaaaacggaacactaattagtcaacaacaaattattcccATAATACCTATTTTGATGTACTTATTTTGACCAGGAGGCGATGATAGCAAACATAACCTTGAACATTAGCATAAGctattttattagcaatttcgcataaaaacaaattttttgcttaaaaaccttcttttcttaaatttaccatttttataataatcaagcaacctggttagatttttataacttttgtaattttttattgttgttaacttcgaatttaagtgcagaacgtaaaaaaatgtctgtaGCTGGTGTAAATATTGCCAGAGCAGTAGCTTTGGTTGAAGACTGTTGTTGTTTCCGTTATGCAGCTAATGCTATTGAGGCTCCTCTTGCTAGTCGTCACCGAGCTGTTAGAAGGTTTCAAAAGACCAATTGAAAAAGAGCAACCACATACCGCGacgatagatttttaaataataatggtgttcCGCTTTTTCTGCCTGTGAGTGTAGTATTTTGTAATTGCCCCATTTGCTTCTAAAACTTTTCTTAGCCTATTGGGCATGGTGTGACCCAAAATGGGCCAGGGACAGCaccgggctctcagggggtttttcggggcaaAGGGTGTGGGTTCAAAATGGGCGCCTGGGTtcaaaatgggcgccaggcaactTTTTGGAGCTGGTGTTGTCTTGTCCAgttgccgggacaagtgctcaatttttaatttcgtcggaaaatttaaataaacgagTCCTCGATTTCCGCTCACGATAGGTGTTTTTTGATACCCCCGTATCTAGGAGTGCGCAATACGAAATACTGGACCTTATTTTCCGCTGCAATAAGGCGTCCCGATGATTGCACGAACAGCGCATCTAAATGACCATTTCCGGCGGTTCTATACGTGCGCTCTAAAATGACAGACGGATGATCATGGCAccggtttgtttacattgGTTTTCACCGACCGGGAAATTCACGGATGTTGTTGCGGTAAAGAGTCGGTGAGCCCGCGCGTATCTCACGATAGATGGTAACGGCCATTTTCCGCAGGATCTCGAAGGTTGGACACACAAGAACAAAAGGAAGAAGGTTGGggaaaagaagagaagaagataacGTTCCGGCAAGTCACGGGAACAAAAGGGAATCGGAACTGACTTTGCCGTACGGTTACCCGAGTTGTGAAGAAGAAGAGAGGAATTGAAGGAAAAGgaaaggagaaagaagaaaaaaagagaACGATAAAAAGATAGGCCGCAGCTAGACAGCCTAGAGGCGTGAAGCCACCTCAACTCGAAATTTTAGGGCCAACGCGTGTTGTTCCAGCCGCCCCGAAATGGCTGGCACAGTGACTCTGAAATGAAAACTCAAAAGAAAACcgaaagtgaaactgaaagtgaaacgataaacaaaaaaatttaatgctgaaacgataaacaaaaaatgaactgACTGACGAAACAACCAAACAAAACTGAATGATCTCGAAATGAGCGTCCCGAAAAAGGTTACGGCACGGTGGGCGCCTCGCATCGTCATGTAACGTCGTGCTTTTTCTTGCTAGCTCCAGGTGTTTGAGCAGCGATGTAATTTTCCCGCGAGCAATAGTAGGATCTCTTGGGCCTCCTACACCGGCCAAAAGAATAGTGGCATTTTGATATGCTACAGTGGAAAGGCATAGATTTCTGATGTGGTCCTGAGGAATGAGACGTATGCATACCGCAGTTGTCCTGGTGAAAGATAAAGTTTTGATTTGGATAAACCCTAGTCACTGAAGGGCGCATTACATTTTCCAGGATCCTAATGTAAACGCTAGAGTTCAGCTACTCTTCCACATGGAGCATTACCCCAGAACTAACAGCAGAAGTTCACCCTCATACGTTAATAGAAAAGCGACCGGATTGTTCTGTCGATTCAACATTGCGTTCATATCGGCTGTTTCGTGGTCTATAAATCTTAAGAGGACCATTACGCGACGACTCGAAGACCTTTTCGTCTGAGAACACAACTCTGCTCAAAAAAGCATTATCTTTTGCTAGGTGCTCTAAAGCAAATCCAACTTTTGCATTCTTTTGCCGAGGACCTAGCAGCTGCGTGGTTTCGAAGTTCACTATTCCGCAGACGACGGCGGATGTTCTAACGGAGCCCGGGAAATTACTGATACTCACTGCTGCAATAGCTGTAGTAAAAGGACTGTTTCGTGTCACATTTAAAAGTTGTTTGTCTTGATCACATGTAGAAATTCGACGTCCCCAGGAACCTGGACGTCGTTCCACTGTTTGATATTGCcttcattttttaatcattacAGTTATCCTATACCCAAACGTTTCGAAATTTAGAATGCGATAGACCATCTTGGAACAGGGATATACagtatgttattgaaatgcgttaagaaaatttaaacggtgatagaactcattaaaacaaattacttttctatttaccattttttcgaaaaatctttctaaacccagataaagttttaattagttttatcGTAAATTCTAGTACCCGCTAGTGTCTCCGTGCGtattgtaatttcaatttggttgtaggtcgtaaaattttattggatattatgagcgattaacgggcacaatggttgggtttgaaaaggttgggtagcggcgcgtgccgtttgccgtacaatgcaaatataccaaatgtacaatacaaccctgcttaaaatattacctactagtggtaaactaggatttataagccccgcaagatctttaacttaaagtaccataaaattttacgacctacaaccaaattgaaaacacagtactttaaaagcgaaagaagataaaaacCTTAAATGCTGGACAGCATTCACAAAGGTACGTGGGCAGGGAACTTGGCGAGCGGGAAATTTCTTCATGAACCTACATACAAACGCCTGGTTGTATCAGCATTTGATAAAGTTTCCCCGTAGATGAGCACCATATCTGTTAACTCCGGATTAGAGTACTGCAcgtagagggatatggagggagcactaTGCTGGCAACGTAAACGCAGCGGCACGTCGCGAGACCTGTGCGGAGACCTTTTATGACGCCTTTTAAAGTGACCGCCAGTACTTCGTGAAATTTCGTGACGAGGGTCGTTGGGCATTAGATGCTTCATAGGCGTCGGTGTTCCGTCATTTTACTGAGATTTAGTTTTTTATACGTGAACCGGTTGGTGacttgtctttgtattttttcagttgtataactcagatctgtttttattttgaactaaaTATTTACGGTCGTCTTCCTACAATTCCTACAAAAATTGTCCccagaaaaaaagttaaaaggACGCCACTGAAAAGATGAAATATCTGCGTTAACTTCGGTTTCGCTCGGCTCATCTGGAGACCTTTTATTAGGTCTACAGAAAAGCGTGGTCGTAACCACTTTTTTGAAgagtgctccctccatatccTTCTACGGTACTGCACCATTTTTaacgataataataaatacagtgagtttttttaagactggccataggattttacatgctaatttttcaaccccctgttaacttttatttttgtgaaaattacaaagcctagcgctgtttttagattaaacaataatattatctaattatttacttcattttgtaatacctaaatggttgtaatagacaatttacaaacaaaatcttatttgcaaaaaatagtctgaacattaatattttacataacgatagattcattatttatgttataacaagtttctttacttcaataaaaattaaatgaaatgttcaaaatggcctcCAGAGGCAGTTAAGCAATTACACAATCaattacatatcaaaattacaaatgtctggtgaaattttagcctactgaaaatttaaaattgaagcaaacggaattcaaaaaacCTCTTTTTGCTAGCTTATTCCTTGCTTCtagttattaaattgaaattgtttcaatacattatcatatctcacaactttactacaaaactgggttgaatattttcatgaggACAATAGTTAATAGGGGGTTgaggggttgaaaaattagcatgtaaaaccctatggccagtcttaaaaaaaactgactGTATATTTAAATCATACTCTGGGGAATTCCGACGAAAATTTCGTAAAGCGGCTGGGGATTTAGAAACAGGGCAGCGGGTAGCAGGTAGTCTCCTTTAGGCGAAGTGCTCCTCTTCACACTAGGGGGTAACAAATACTAATCCCCTCATTATTAGCACTGCATGGTATTGCCTGTCGTAAAACTGTCAGGAGGTGTTGTATGGTTGGTTGTATAGTTACGAAATAGATATTTTCGTTGCGTGATGGGCACTGTTaggttatttatttttaccccAGCCCAATGACTGAATAAAATAACGATTTAGGCGTTGGCGTCGTGACCGGGAATTGACAGAAGACGGCACCGCTGGAACGCAAACCGAAGGAGAGGGTGAATGATACAAACTTACCCAAGACCTCGCTATAATGAAGTTAAATTATTGATgttcacaacaaaatttaaacaattaaaaatattgacttACAAAAATGACGTGATGTACAatgatgtaaaatttaatgacaatcgaaaatataaattaattgtaatgATGAGTTTTCAAAccaatatgtaattaattcatatacaaaaaaaaaaaaatggcgaaAGACGGCAAAAGAACTCCGACTGATCGGTCTTATCGCGGGTCGAGACCTCGCCGACATAAGACcgtggaaaaaaaaatagttgatTATCTGGTGGCGAGTGCTGTCCTTCCAGAGGCAGCGAGGACGACAGGACGGGGTTGCTCCAGAGTACGTCTCTTAGACTGAGTAACCTTCCTCCTACAGGTTCTGCTCCGACGATGAAGGAGGACTTGAATCGGCAAGGGGACCAGGTAGTTGGTTAATCGTGTGATTTCTGGCGACCTGGTGGAGATTCGTCGTGGGGGTGGAGCTGCTACCGATCGTTTTCCGTCGACCTGTACCCGTACACGTGcgttttaacttgaggtaccGCTTGCACTCGAAAGCGGAGAAAATGTTGGGGTTAATATCTTATCAGGCCGAAAGGGGAGAGTGATTTCGATCCGCAGCGAGCGATTTGTCCCACAAGGGAACCTCTTGGCGGCGCGGTCTCTTATATCCGTCCGTGACGAGCGGAGTGGTTCCTACCTGGCTGGAACTGCACCGGAAACGACACCCCTATTTGACCGCACCAACCTTCACCCTCTTTACCCACGgaaaaggtaaaaaaaaacaacctagaaaataatataatagagaaaaattaaataaattcccaaCATAACCAGCAAATACACCAACTACATCTAATTCAACAAAGACAATGCTTCAGATATTCGACGATGGAATGTACCAGCATGATTTTCAAATATATCAGCAAATAGCTGCAACTGGTTATACAACGTACACATAGCAATAATAGGTGAATTTTGATGGTAATTAGTGCTTGAAAGTTGATTCCAGAATGTAGCACTATAACGAATTCCCAATTTTGGGATTATAAACTTTAACATTTCTACAAGTTCCGAACAATCAATCTTG encodes:
- the LOC138141413 gene encoding uncharacterized protein, with amino-acid sequence MTGCCVPHCKNRSENGFRLFRLPQGQNDVNRRASWLKSIGRSDLKPMSMICEVHFSEQQFERNRSDNRRLLCRDAVPDLKMTATQNSIYPDGDVEKPGCSSDTKKRKYEEIDESSVTVELLAEHAHNDNSELQDGEDVGDLSHDNIETEISELLANNDLHQQSQNYIEELKRALRKVGKKCSMYKRKYEQKEERLAQVFNHDQLQFLKTGSHRGTKWSEETVTKAIKLYLACGEKGYTELREQNLPYPSIRTIQHRLHNLKFEEDSVIPASGEACLLTY